One stretch of Vibrio nitrifigilis DNA includes these proteins:
- a CDS encoding YhgN family NAAT transporter: MEILSAATMLFLIMDPLGNLPVVLSILKHFDKKRRRIILIRELSAALVILLLFLYAGKSILGFLHVQPETLSISGGVILFIIAIKMIFPSAGSITGLAAGEEPFIVPMAIPMIAGPSVIASLLLLSTQYSNHMFELSISVLLAWLGTSGILMFYGFFHKLLGERGLKAVERLMGLLLVMISTQMLLDGVKSYMDLQ; the protein is encoded by the coding sequence ATGGAAATTCTATCAGCAGCGACCATGCTATTTTTGATCATGGATCCTCTCGGGAATTTACCCGTTGTCCTGTCTATTCTTAAGCATTTCGACAAAAAACGACGTCGTATTATCCTAATTCGTGAGCTAAGTGCAGCATTGGTGATTTTGTTGCTGTTCTTGTATGCGGGAAAATCAATTCTAGGCTTCTTGCATGTTCAACCTGAAACCCTAAGTATATCGGGTGGGGTCATCTTATTTATTATTGCGATTAAAATGATCTTTCCGAGCGCTGGGAGTATTACTGGGTTAGCCGCTGGCGAAGAGCCATTCATCGTACCTATGGCTATTCCTATGATCGCTGGGCCATCGGTTATCGCTTCTTTATTACTGCTTTCAACTCAGTACTCTAACCATATGTTTGAGCTGTCTATTTCTGTGTTGTTAGCGTGGCTTGGCACATCTGGTATCCTTATGTTTTATGGGTTCTTTCACAAGTTACTTGGTGAGCGAGGGTTGAAGGCTGTAGAAAGGCTTATGGGGTTGCTCTTAGTCATGATTTCAACTCAGATGCTACTCGATGGTGTGAAAAGTTATATGGACCTTCAGTAA